A single genomic interval of Lodderomyces elongisporus chromosome 8, complete sequence harbors:
- the COQ3 gene encoding Hexaprenyldihydroxybenzoate methyltransferase, mitochondrial (BUSCO:EOG09263SZM), translating to MTRLCRLNPALKSFRSLSNSAPFFHQNASGYTSSSQSEMSHFNALASSWWDVNGPQRILHKMNLLRMDFINSTLKSHLKLNANSGPVLDDVYIPAFNVNLLPPQVQERIVEDQETRRKELLEHTRLRVLDVGCGGGILSESIARLPFVESVKGIDLSSDVLEAAKIHRDKDPILTDKLSYEQIALENIPRDEKYDIVTMFEVLEHVDYPSRVLEEGLQRLDVGGWLFLSTINRDPISWFTTIFMGEHLLRIVPVGTHTLEKYINQYEIKDWMDEDTDRKKQFKIEDTKGCIYLPAYGWKFTSCPDVGNYFMAIQRKF from the coding sequence ATGACAAGACTATGCCGCTTGAACCCGGCTTTGAAGCTGTTCAGACTGCTTAGCAACTCTGCCccattttttcatcaaaatgCATCTGGTTATACTTCATCCTCGCAATCTGAAATGTCGCATTTCAATGCCTTGGCATCATCGTGGTGGGATGTCAACGGCCCACAGAGAATCTTGCATAAAATGAATTTGTTGCGCATGGACTTTATCAATAGTACCTTGAAACTGCATCTCAAGCTTAATGCGAATAGCGGACCTGTACTAGATGATGTCTATATTCCTGCATTTAATGTCAATTTATTACCACCGCAGGTTCAAGAAAGGATAGTCGAGGACCAAGAGACAAGGAGGAAAGAGTTACTTGAACATACCAGACTACGAGTATTAGACGTTGGCTGTGGAGGAGGAATTTTATCAGAGTCAATTGCTCGCTTACCATTTGTTGAGAGTGTTAAAGGTATTGACTTATCATCTGATGTACTCGAGGCAGCAAAGATTCATCGCGATAAAGACCCCATTCTTACAGATAAGCTTTCGTATGAACAAATTGCTTTGGAAAATATCCCTAGAGACGAGAAATACGATATCGTCACTATGTTTGAAGTCTTGGAACATGTCGATTACCCTTCGCGAGTACTTGAAGAAGGACTACAAAGACTCGATGTTGGTGGATGGTTATTCCTATCGACGATTAACAGGGACCCTATAAGTTGGTTTACCACAATATTTATGGGTGAACACCTCTTAAGGATAGTACCCGTTGGAACGCATACATTGGAGAAGTATATCAATCAGTATGAAATCAAGGATTGGATGGATGAAGACACCgatagaaaaaaacagtttAAGATTGAGGATACTAAAGGTTGCATTTATTTACCAGCTTATGGGTGGAAGTTTACATCTTGCCCGGATGTCGGTAACTACTTTATGGCAATTCAAAGGAAGttttaa
- the VPS60 gene encoding Vacuolar protein-sorting-associated protein 60 (BUSCO:EOG09264OXC) — protein sequence MNRIFGTSKSKTPAPSLDDAIKRLDDKAGSLDVKLNKLNMELSSIQSKLRNMREGPAKSTLKQKAMKLLRQRKQIESQKDQLESQSWNMTQASMTTDNLQNTMVTINAMKTANKELKKTYGKISIDEIENLQDEMIDLIEKGNELQESLSTSYDVPEDISESELDAELEALGEEMDFENEMAESGIGAPSYLNDTSAPANKLPTFIDEEPEAEKVAN from the coding sequence ATGAATAGAATCTTTGGAACTTCTAAAAGCAAGACACCTGCTCCGTCACTAGATGATGCAATTAAGCGACTAGACGACAAGGCTGGATCTCTTGATGTCAAATTGAATAAATTGAATATGGAGTTGAGCTCGATACAGAGTAAATTGCGAAATATGAGAGAAGGACCAGCAAAGTCAACGTTGAAGCAAAAAGCGATGAAGCTTTtaagacaaagaaaacaaatcgAGTCACAAAAAGATCAATTGGAGAGCCAAAGCTGGAACATGACGCAGGCATCGATGACAACAGataatttgcaaaacacaATGGTGACAATTAATGCCATGAAGACTGCAAACAAGGAGCTTAAAAAAACATATGGCAAGATTAgtattgatgaaattgaaaacttaCAAGATGAAATGATTGACTTGATTGAAAAGGGAAACGAATTACAAGAATCTCTCTCTACAAGCTATGATGTTCCAGAAGATATAAGTGAATCGGAGTTAGATGCCGAATTGGAGGCACTAGGAGAAGAAATGGATTTCGAAAACGAAATGGCTGAGAGTGGCATTGGTGCACCAAGCTACTTGAATGATACCTCGGCTCCGGCAAACAAGCTTCCAACATTCATTGATGAAGAACCCGAGGCAGAGAAAGTAGCTAATTGA
- the MAE1 gene encoding NAD-dependent malic enzyme, mitochondrial: protein MMNHPIHNRRSSTTTMKAIKTPVGRDAAISHLKPKTTRLSTQGPEECPLTGFPLLNSPFYNKGSAFNLEERKAFNLVGLLPSQVNTLDEQVTRAYDQFRTRKDDLAKNSFMDSLRVQNKVLFYQLVKRHVKEMLPIIYTPTIGDAIEGYSHRFRKPEGCFLDITKPEAIEESLANFGSDQDVDVAVITDGSAILGIGDWSIQGILIAVGKSNIITLAGGINPKRIIAIGVDVGTNNKKLLDDELYMGNRFPRVEGKEYYDFMDKVITAYKNRFPSSVLHFEDFNTDAASTLLHTYRDKLACFNDDIQGTGCVVVASIKAALKVSSRSFTDSKYLIYGAGSAGMGIATQIQLNLVTSGLSLEEARSKIYLMDRYGLITDTTEASPAQHDFAKPDSEWEGINKKSLVDVIAEIKPTVLIGCSTQPKSFNEQVVKEMYKYNKSPIVFPLSNPTRLHEAFPVDIMKWTDNNALIATGSPFEPVDGYVISENNNCFSFPGIVLGSVLARSTKITDEMISAAVECLSDMSPKLKNPKAGLLPDISEIQEVSANVATAVVLQSVREGTAKVEGEKVPNDGYVKVPRSFEKCLEWVKSQMWTPEYRPYVKVEYVPEIKSQY, encoded by the exons ATGATGAATCACCCCATCCATAATAGACGGTCCTCGACAACGACTATGAAGGCAATCAAGACTCCAGTAGGTAGAGATGCAGCCATTAGTCATTTAAAACCCAAAACTACTAGATTATCTACTCAGGGCCCAGAAGAGTGTCCACTAACAGGTTTCCCTTTGCTCAATTCGCCATTTTACAACAAAGGCTCTGCTTTTAACTtggaggaaagaaaagcatTCAATTTGGTGGGACTTTTACCATCACAAGTAAATACTTTAGATGAGCAAGTGACTAGAGCATACGACCAATTCAGAACAAGGAAAGACGATTTGGCGAAAAATTCATTTATGGACTCATTGAGAGTACAGAATAAGGTCTTGTTTTATCAATTAGTGAAGAGACATGTAAAGGAAATGTTGCCAATCATATACACGCCAACAATTGGTGACGCAATCGAAGGGTATTCCCACAGATTTAGGAAACCAGAGGGATGTTTTTTGGATATCACCAAGCCGGAAGCAATTGAGGAAAGTTTGGCAAATTTTGGAAGCGACCAAGACGTAGATGTAGCAGTCATCACCGATGGATCGGCCATACTTGGAATTGGCGACTGGTCTATCCAAGGAATTTTGAT TGCCGTTGGAAAGAGCAACATTATTACGTTGGCAGGAGGTATCAATCCTAAAAGAATCATTGcaattggtgttgatgtaGGAACCAACAATAAGAAATTGTTAGATGATGAGCTATACATGGGAAATAGATTCCCTAGAGTTGAAGGTAAGGAATATTATGATTTCATGGATAAAGTTATCACTGCCTACAAGAATAGGTTTCCTTCGTCAGTGTTGCACTTTGAAGATTTCAACACCGATGCCGCGTCGACTTTATTGCACACTTATAGAGATAAGTTAGCATGTTTCAATGATGACATTCAAGGTACCGgatgtgttgttgttgcgtCGATTAAAGCCGCCCTCAAGGTCTCCAGCCGTAGCTTTACAGACTCCAAATACCTTATTTATGGCGCTGGTTCAGCTGGAATGGGTATAGCAACGCAGATTCAGCTTAACTTGGTTACTTCCGGTCTTTCTCTCGAGGAAGCTAGGTCTAAAATATATCTCATGGATAGATATGGGCTCATTACCGACACCACAGAGGCATCTCCAGCACAACACGATTTTGCCAAGCCCGATCTGGAGTGGGAAGGCATAAACAAGAAGAGTTTAGTTGACGTTATTGCCGAAATTAAACCTACCGTACTTATTGGATGCTCGACACAGCCAAAATCGTTTAATGAGCAAGTCGTTAAGGAAATGTACAAGTACAATAAATCACCCATCGTATTTCCACTTTCCAATCCAACAAGACTTCATGAGGCTTTCCCAGTTGATATAATGAAATGGACAGACAATAACGCTTTGATAGCTACCGGCTCACCATTCGAGCCTGTAGATGGCTACGTCATTTCCGAGaacaacaattgtttttcatttccagGAATTGTTCTTGGTTCAGTTTTAGCCAGATCAACCAAGATAACTGACGAAATGATTTCTGCCGCTGTCGAGTGTTTGAGCGATATGTCgccaaagttgaaaaatcCTAAAGCAGGGTTGTTACCCGATATAAGCGAGATTCAAGAGGTGAGCGCAAACGTTGCGACCGCAGTTGTGTTGCAGAGTGTCCGCGAAGGAACAGCAAAAGTCGAAGGAGAGAAAGTACCAAATGATGGGTACGTCAAAGTTCCACGCAGTTTTGAGAAATGTTTGGAATGGGTTAAGTCCCAAATGTGGACTCCCGAGTATAGACCATATGTAAAGGTTGAGTATGTTCCAGAAATCAAATCACAGTATTAA
- the CHC1 gene encoding Clathrin heavy chain (BUSCO:EOG092602BZ), giving the protein MSDIPIDFTELAQLTSLGISASSLDFKSTTLESDRYVCCREQGPQGNTVAIVDLQNNNEVTRKNMTADNAIMHPTENVISLRANGTTLQIFNLGTKQRLKAHTMNEPVIYWKWLDNKHLGLVTQSSIYFWNVFDGTNDGPSKLTDRHHSLNNAQIINFVAEPDLNWFAVTGIAQEDGRIAGHIQLYSKSRNVSQAIEGHVCKFASITLSGASHPTKVFCVGNKNAQGQGNMHIIEIDHVDGNPPFQKKQVDIFFPPDASNDFPISLQASNKYGIIYILTKYGFIHLYDMETGANLFVNRITADPVFTATSYNNGTGILTVNKSGQVLSVEVSREKIIPYVLEKLSNVPLALALSSRGGFPGAENLFTQQFQNYLNQGDYTNAAKVAASSEQLRTQDTINKLKHITPQPGQISPILQYFSTLLDRGTLNKYESIELAKPVLQQDRKPLFEKWLKEDKLTSSEELGDIVKSYNDTTLALAVYIRANVNIKVVSCLAELGQFDKIVPYCEKVGYNPDFTNLIQNLVRVNPDKASEFATSLLASPATDSKLNVEQIADLFFSQNYIQQGTAFLLDALKNDSPSEGHLQTKVLEINLLHAPQVADAILGNQMFSHYDKPTIGKLCEKSGLFQRALEHYDDLKDIKRVIVHTNVLPSDWLVSYFGQLNVDQSIACLKELFSHNLQQNLQVIIQVATKYSDLIGPQKLIKLFEEYKCSEGLYYYLSSIVNLTQDSDVVFKYIQAAARIGQTKEIERVVRDNNVYNGEKVKNFLKEFKLEDQLPLVIVCDRFNFVHDLILYLYKNQYFKFIEVYVQSVNPSNTPQVIAGLLDVDCDEAVIKNLLMSVLGRVPIKTLVEEVEKRNRLKILLPYLEKTLEGGSNDQEVYNALAKIYIDSNNSPEKFLQENNNYDTLVVGKYCEKRDPYLAYISYSKGGNDDELINITNENKMYKYQARYLLQKSDLDLWNKVLGSDNIHRRQLVDQVISTGIPELDDPEPISITVKAFMENDLPEELMELLEKIILEPSAFSENASLQGLMILTAIKADSSKVSGYIEKLDKFDPQEIAPLCIDNGLNEEAFEVYDKFELRSEAMNVLVESIVSLDRAEQYAEKYDTPELWYQLGTAQLDGLRIPEAIDSYIKSKNPENFEQVIDIAEHAGKEEELLPYLEMARETLREPVIDGAIINAYATLDRLRDMESFVGGSNVADLETIGDKLFEAKNYKGAKILYSNVSKYSKLATTLVYLEDYQGAVDCARKASNISVWKQVNNACIENKEFRLAQICGLNLIVDAEELPELVKTYEYNGYFNELISLFESGLGLERAHMGMFTELAILYAKYTPEKVMEHLKLFWSRINIPKVLTACEDAHLYPELIFLYCHYEEWDNAALTMIEKSEVAFDHSSFKEIIVKAPNLEIYYKAIQFYLNENPSLLVDLLSVLTPKLDLPRVVRMFIKSDNLPMIKPFLISVLDKNNSVVNSAYHDLLIEEEDYKSLRSSIEHESNNRFNKLDLAERLEKHDLIFFRQIAATLYAKEKKYNKAISILKADKLWSDLLKVVAISKSPKIARDILDYFVETGNHECFVALLYTSYEYISHDYVMEVSWLHNLSNFIKPYEISIAYENQKKLNELYVDLKKRQDAEKGDEESSKNGQAPLMLTNGPMSFQNTGLSSAPSLGFQPTGTGFGNAF; this is encoded by the coding sequence ATGTCGGATATTCCAATTGATTTCACGGAGTTGGCGCAACTCACGCTGTTGGGCATATCCGCTTCATCATTGGACTTTAAATCAACCACATTAGAGTCTGACCGCTACGTATGTTGTCGTGAGCAAGGTCCTCAAGGTAACActgttgctattgttgattTGCAGAACAACAATGAGGTTACAAGGAAAAACATGACTGCCGATAATGCCATCATGCACCCAACTGAGAATGTCATTAGTTTGCGAGCTAATGGTACCACGTTGCAGATTTTCAATTTAGGCACTAAGCAAAGATTGAAAGCCCACACTATGAACGAACCAGTGATATATTGGAAATGGCTAGATAACAAACATTTGGGGTTGGTCACTCAATCACTGATTTATTTCTGGAACGTGTTTGATGGTACCAATGATGGACCATCGAAATTGACAGATAGACACCATTCATTGAACAATGCACAAATCATCAACTTTGTTGCTGAACCAGACTTGAACTGGTTTGCAGTCACTGGTATTGCCCAAGAAGATGGAAGAATTGCTGGTCACATTCAATTGTACTCGAAATCAAGAAATGTGTCCCAAGCAATTGAAGGCCACGTTTGTAAATTTGCTTCAATTACTTTGAGTGGCGCTTCACACCCAACTAAAGTGTTTTGTGTTGGTAATAAGAATGCTCAGGGCCAAGGTAACATGCATATTATTGAAATTGATCATGTTGATGGTAACCCACCCTTTCAAAAGAAGCAAGTTGACATCTTTTTCCCACCGGATGCTTCAAATGATTTCCCAATCAGTTTGCAAGCTTCCAACAAGTATGGAATCATTTATATTTTGACCAAGTATGGTTTCATTCATTTGTATGACATGGAAACTGGTGCGAACTTGTTTGTCAATAGAATCACTGCCGACCCAGTGTTTACAGCGACAAGCTACAATAACGGAACTGGTATCCTCACCGTGAACAAGTCTGGCCAAGTCTTGAGCGTTGAAGTTAGCAGAGAAAAGATCATACCATATGTATTGGAAAAATTGTCCAATGTTCCCTTGGCATTGGCCTTGTCTTCGCGTGGAGGTTTCCCAGGTGCAGAAAACTTGTTTactcaacaatttcaaaattacCTTAACCAAGGTGACTACACCAATGCTGCCAAAGTTGCAGCATCTTCTGAGCAATTGCGAACTCAAGACACCATCAATAAATTGAAGCATATCACTCCACAACCTGGTCAAATCTCCCCAATATTGCAATATTTTTCAACCTTGTTGGATCGTGGAACTTTGAATAAGTATGAGTCTATTGAGTTGGCCAAACCGGTATTGCAACAAGACCGTAAACcattgtttgaaaaatggTTAAAAGAGGACAAGTTGACTTCGTCAGAAGAGTTGGGTGATATCGTCAAATCATACAATGACACAACTTTGGCGTTGGCTGTGTACATTAGAGCCAATGTCAACATTAAAGTTGTCTCTTGTTTGGCCGAGTTGGGTCAATTTGATAAGATTGTTCCATACTGTGAAAAAGTTGGTTACAATCCAGATTTCACCAACTTGATCCAAAACTTGGTGAGAGTTAACCCTGATAAGGCTAGCGAGTTTGCCACTTCATTATTGGCCAGTCCTGCAACAGATTCCAAATTGAATGTCGAACAGATTGCcgatttgttcttttctcaGAATTATATTCAGCAAGGAACTGCATTCTTGTTGGATGCATTGAAAAATGACTCACCTTCTGAGGGTCATTTGCAAACTAAAGTGTTGGAAATCAACTTGTTGCATGCTCCACAAGTGGCTGATGCAATTTTGGGTAACCAAATGTTCAGTCACTATGACAAACCAACTATTGGTAAGTTATGTGAGAAATCTGGTTTGTTCCAAAGAGCTTTGGAGCATTACGATGACCTCAAGGATATCAAGAGAGTTATTGTTCATACCAATGTCTTACCTAGTGACTGGCTAGTTTCTTATTTTGGTCAGTTGAATGTCGATCAATCAATCGCATGTCTCAAGGAGTTGTTTAGCCACAACTTGCAACAAAACTTGCAAGTAATTATCCAAGTTGCCACCAAATATTCTGACTTGATTGGTCCTCAAAAGTTGATTAAATTATTTGAGGAATACAAATGTAGCGAAGGGttgtattattatttgAGCTCAATCGTGAATCTTACCCAAGACTCAGATGTTGTGTTCAAATATATCCAAGCTGCTGCTAGAATTGGCCAGACAaaggaaattgaaagagTTGTTAGAGACAATAATGTTTACAATGGTGAGAAAGtgaaaaactttttgaaaGAATTCAAATTGGAAGATCAATTGCCATTGGTGATTGTGTGTGACAGATTCAACTTTGTACATGATTTGATCTTGTACTTGTACAAGAACCAATACTTTAAGTTTATTGAAGTATATGTCCAATCAGTCAATCCTTCAAACACTCCACAAGTTATTGCTGGTTTGTTAGATGTAGACTGTGATGAAGCAGTTATTAAGAACTTGTTGATGTCAGTGCTTGGAAGAGTCCCTATCAAGACATTGGTTGAGGAagttgaaaagagaaacagaTTAAAGATTTTGTTGCcatatttggaaaaaacaTTGGAGGGTGGCTCCAATGACCAAGAAGTTTACAATGCGTTGGCCAAGATCTATATCGACTCCAACAACTCACCAGAGAAATTCTTgcaagaaaacaacaactacgATACTTTAGTTGTTGGTAAGTATTGTGAAAAGAGAGACCCATACTTGGCGTACATTTCATATTCAAAAGGTggcaatgatgatgagttGATCAACATTACTAATGAAAACAAGATGTACAAATACCAAGCTCGTtatttgttgcaaaaatcaGATCTTGATTTGTGGAACAAAGTACTTGGCTCTGATAACATCCACAGAAGACAATTGGTAGACCAAGTTATCTCAACCGGTATCCCAGAGTTGGACGACCCAGAACCAATCTCCATTACAGTCAAGGCGTTTATGGAGAATGATTTGCCCGAAGAGTTGATGGAGTTGcttgaaaaaattattttggAACCATCTGCATTTAGTGAAAATGCTTCATTGCAAGGCTTGATGATCTTGACTGCAATTAAAGCTGACTCTTCAAAGGTTTCCGGATACATTGAGAAGTTGGACAAGTTTGATCCTCAAGAGATTGCACCTTTGTGTATCGATAATGGCTTAAACGAAGAAGCATTTGAGGTGTATGACAAGTTTGAATTGAGATCAGAAGCTATGAATGTTTTGGTTGAGAGCATTGTTTCTTTAGACAGAGCTGAGCAATATGCTGAGAAATATGATACACCAGAATTGTGGTATCAATTGGGTACTGCTCAATTAGATGGTTTAAGAATCCCTGAAGCAATCGACTCATACATCAAGTCTAAGAATCCCGAGAATTTCGAACAAGTCATTGATATTGCCGAGCATGCAGGCAAGGAGGAAGAATTACTTCCATACTTGGAGATGGCTAGAGAGACATTGAGAGAACCTGTTATTGATGGTGCTATCATCAATGCATATGCTACTTTGGATAGATTAAGAGACATGGAAAGTTTTGTTGGTGGATCAAACGTTGCTGATTTGGAAACCATTGGTGACAAGTTGTTTGAAGCCAAAAACTACAAGGGAGCCAAGATTTTGTATTCGAATGTTTCTAAATATTCTAAATTGGCAACTACTCTTGTTTACTTGGAAGATTACCAAGGTGCAGTCGATTGTGCTAGAAAAGCATCAAACATTAGTGTTTGGAAACAGGTCAATAATGCCTGTATCGAGAACAAAGAATTTAGATTGGCTCAAATTTGTGGTTTGAACTTGATTGTCGATGCTGAGGAATTACCCGAGCTTGTAAAGACTTATGAATACAACGGTTATTTCAATGAGTTAATTTCATTGTTTGAAAGTGGTTTAGGTTTGGAGAGAGCACATATGGGTATGTTTACCGAATTGGCGATCTTGTACGCCAAGTATACACCCGAGAAAGTGATGGAGCACTTGAAGTTGTTCTGGTCAAGAATCAATATCCCCAAGGTATTGACTGCGTGCGAAGATGCGCACTTGTACCCAGAGTTGATATTTTTGTACTGTCATTATGAAGAGTGGGACAATGCTGCATTAACTATGATTGAAAAATCAGAAGTTGCATTTGACCATTCTTCATTCAAGGAAATCATCGTTAAAGCTCCAAACTTGGAAATTTACTATAAGGCCATCCAATTCTACTTGAATGAGAATCCATCCTTGTTGGTTGACTTGTTGTCTGTGTTGACGCCAAAATTGGATTTGCCAAGAGTTGTGAGAATGTTTATCAAGAGTGACAACTTACCAATGATTAAGCCTTTCCTTATCTCTGTTTTggacaaaaacaatagtgTCGTTAACTCAGCATACCATGATTTGcttattgaagaagaagattacAAGTCACTCCGCTCTTCTATTGAGCATGAGTCAAACAATAGATTTAACAAATTAGATCTTGCTGAAAGGTTAGAGAAACATgatttgatcttttttaGACAAATTGCCGCCACTCTTTATgccaaagagaaaaaatacaacaagGCCATCTCTATTCTCAAAGCTGATAAGTTGTGGTCGGACTTGTTGAAAGTTGTTGCCATTTCGAAATCGCCAAAGATTGCTCGTGATATACTCGACTATTTTGTTGAAACTGGTAACCACGAATGTTTTGTTGCTCTTTTGTACACCTCATACGAATACATCTCTCACGACTATGTGATGGAAGTATCATGGTTACACAACTTGAGCAATTTCATTAAGCCATACGAGATTTCCATCGCTTATGAGAACCAAAAGAAGTTGAATGAGTTGTATgttgatttgaaaaagagacaagATGCTGAAAAAGGTGACGAGGAGTCGAGCAAAAATGGACAAGCTCCATTGATGCTTACCAACGGGCCAATGAGTTTCCAAAATACAGGACTTCTGTCTGCACCATCCTTGGGTTTCCAACCAACTGGAACAGGATTTGGTAACGCATTTTAG
- the LPE10 gene encoding mitochondrial inner membrane magnesium transporter lpe10, with protein MHNIELVPSLVTRHECIMLNLINIRALIQKDKVTLFDSNASTNPNSVKVHESRSQLQFLRELGDKLKCKSDSAHQEGELFYEFRALEAILIHVIANLTTEMKVHKTVVSNVLLGLDESIERYKLRYLLIQSKKLASFEQKVTLIRDLLDDLLEKDDELNALYLTDPRTGTNHAEIEMLLESYYKHADEIVQTVGNLRSQIKTTEEIINIVLDSNRNELMLLGLKFSTGLLSMGIALYFAALYGMNLENFIEESDGGFELIVVVATVSLVVLFAGTIKHLKKVEKVTMSNFKRRS; from the coding sequence ATGCACAACATAGAACTTGTACCGAGTTTGGTCACAAGACATGAATGCATTATGTTAAATTTAATCAATATTCGAGCGTTGAttcaaaaagataaagTTACATTATTCGATTCTAATGCCTCAACAAATCCCAACTCCGTTAAAGTACATGAAAGTAGGTCCCAACTACAATTCTTGCGCGAACTTGGTGATAAACTCAAATGCAAAAGTGATTCTGCACACCAGGAAGGCGAATTGTTTTACGAATTTCGTGCTTTGGAGGCAATTTTGATTCACGTCATAGCCAACTTGACTACCGAAATGAAAGTACACAAGACAGTCGTTAGCAATGTTTTGCTTGGATTGGATGAGAGCATTGAGAGGTACAAGCTTCGATACTTGCTTATTCAACTGAAGAAATTGGCTTCATTTGAGCAAAAAGTGACATTGATTAGAGATTTATTGGATGATCTATTAGAAAAAGATGACGAACTTAATGCTTTGTATTTGACTGATCCACGAACAGGGACAAATCATGCCGAGATTGAGATGTTATTAGAGTCATATTACAAACATGCAGATGAAATTGTACAAACAGTGGGCAATTTGAGGTCCCAAATTAAAACAACAGAGGAAATCATAAATATTGTGTTGGATTCCAACAGAAACGAGTTGATGCTTTTGGGTTTGAAATTTTCCACAGGACTCTTGTCAATGGGTATTGCTCTATATTTTGCTGCATTATACGGAATGAACTTGGAGAACTTCATTGAGGAGTCAGATGGTGGATTTGAATtgattgtggttgttgcaACTGTATCATTAGTTGTTTTATTTGCCGGAACGATTAAACATTTAAAGAAAGTAGAAAAAGTTACAATGTCAAACTTCAAAAGACGCTCTTAG
- the SWD3 gene encoding WD domain protein has protein sequence MGVLLHDGAQSESVKEEVEEDQSPQTHSLYNHLYSFKEPRHNPITAVRISPNGKYIALSTQKIIKIYNLHTRELITELRGHAKGISDIRFSPINSTIIASCSDDLTIRIWSFNPTSNKPPVNPSSTSNFKFTSNFSTTSMKNSSYQCLKVLKKHTFYVTTIQFNSKGNLLISGSADETITIWDIISGKILTTLAAHSDPISSLALTPDDSIIISASYDGLIRLFDLESYQCLKTLTTNATTHGTATVSLSSKELQNYPIGNVESSPNGKYILSSSLDGMVRLWDYMDNKVVKTFTGRMSSPVCERYNCESRFVTHGDKRLVISGSDCDGILCWDIKSKKIVWSFTESDFNDTKDEARDNKIDNIKSEKTEKEVSEKETENHKQADEICENQEQNGNGQQKSPESAILSLDIFDEGRLLVTGNMDGVVSVFEMKKQDGQKNGQ, from the coding sequence ATGGGTGTATTGTTACATGATGGAGCTCAATCGGAGCTGGTAAAGGAGGAGGTGGAGGAGGATCAGTCACCACAAACCCATTCCTTATACAACCATCTCTACTCATTCAAGGAACCAAGGCATAATCCTATAACAGCTGTTCGAATATCACCCAATGGCAAGTATATTGCATTATCTACtcaaaaaataatcaagATTTACAATTTGCACACTCGAGAACTCATCACTGAATTACGGGGCCACGCAAAGGGCATCTCAGATATTCGATTTTCGCCAATAAACTCCACAATTATAGCATCGTGTTCCGATGATTTAACGATTCGAATTTGGTCATTCAACCCAACATCTAATAAACCACCAGTGAACCCTTCATCTACATCAAACTTTAAGTTTACTTCTAACTTTTCAACAACGTCGATGAAAAATTCCTCATATCAATGTCTCAAAGtgttaaaaaaacataCCTTTTACGTGACAACCATCCAATTCAATTCTAAAGGTAATCTTTTAATTAGTGGCTCGGCTGATGAGACTATCACAATATGGGATATAATTTCTGGCAAAATCCTCACTACGCTTGCGGCACATTCGGACCCTATTTCGAGTCTTGCATTAACACCAGATGACTCGATAATCATTTCGGCGTCCTATGATGGCCTAATTAGACTATTTGATTTGGAGCTGTATCAATGTCTCAAGACACTAACAACAAACGCAACTACCCACGGTACAGCAACAGTGTCATTATCTAGTAAGGAGTTACAGAATTACCCTATTGGAAATGTTGAAAGTTCTCCGAATGGGAAATATATTTTGAGCTCTTCGTTAGATGGAATGGTTCGTTTATGGGATTATATGGACAATAAAGTTGTCAAGACATTCACTGGACGCATGTCAAGCCCTGTGTGTGAACGATATAACTGTGAACTGAGGTTCGTTACTCATGGAGATAAGAGACTTGTCATTAGTGGGAGTGATTGCGATGGTATTCTTTGTTGGGACATTAAACTGAAGAAAATTGTATGGAGTTTTACTGAAAGCGATTTTAATGATACAAAAGACGAGGCAAGAGATAACAAGATTGATAATATAAAGTCTGAAAAAACTGAAAAGGAAGTATCggagaaagaaacagaaaatcACAAACAAGCAGATGAGATTTGTGAGaatcaagaacaaaatGGGAATGGGCAACAAAAGAGTCCCGAATCGGCAATATTGAGTTTGGACATATTTGATGAAGGAAGATTACTAGTTACTGGTAATATGGATGGAGTAGTTAGCGTCTTTgaaatgaagaaacaaGATGGTCAAAAAAATGGACAATGA